A genomic window from Salvia hispanica cultivar TCC Black 2014 chromosome 5, UniMelb_Shisp_WGS_1.0, whole genome shotgun sequence includes:
- the LOC125186668 gene encoding U6 small nuclear RNA (adenine-(43)-N(6))-methyltransferase, with translation MAGKRKRKSGGERRGIHHRNRYADNPPDFAQLASLYPSFEPYVFYSRDGCPRIDWTDFNATRELTRVLLLHDHGVNWWIPDGQLCPTVPNRLNYIHWIEDLLALDILPATRAEGDITTGFDIGTGANCIYPLLGASVLGWKFVGSDITDIAIEWANKNVESNPHLSNLIEIRRAGTGNGVGKSESNPILSSEGGVLLSNPGAENVGFLASSVLETELNAKKYYDGPPVLLGSVKDGEHFDFCMCNPPFFETMEEAGLNPKTSCGGTPAEMVCSGGEHAFIKRIIEDSVTLKDRFRWYSSMVGRKLNLNILVSELWKVGATVVKTTEFVQGRTSRWGLAWSFLPVSRKISSSQKVEENNLSFMLEGLQRQHGAFHVLQSVESYLSSNGASSKLDAAAFNVDITISRNQINAILKPETCNLSNSSNNNHGEVDSLVFRITVFQQHPGALLVRGKLLERSTSISAMFSLIFRRLKEVLTTKFCPGRALVNQPIPITQARE, from the exons ATGGCGGgaaagaggaagaggaagagcgGCGGCGAGCGGCGGGGGATCCACCACCGAAATAGGTACGCCGATAATCCGCCGGATTTCGCGCAGCTGGCGTCTTTATACCCGAGTTTTGAGCCATATGTCTTCTACTCACGCGACGGCTGCCCTAGAATTGATTGGACGGATTTCAATGCTACCCGCGAGTTGACTCGGGTGTTGCTGCTTCACGATCACGGCGTTAATTG GTGGATTCCTGATGGGCAGCTCTGTCCTACCGTGCCCAACAGATTGAATTACATCCACTGGATAGAAGACCTTCTCGCCTTGGATATCCTTCCTGCCACCAGAGCTGAAGGCGATATCACAACAGGTTTTGATATTGGTACCGGGGCAAATTGTATTTATCCACTTCTTGGTGCATCTGTTCTTGGTTGGAAGTTTGTTGGTTCAG ATATTACTGATATAGCTATAGAGTGGgcaaataaaaatgttgaGAGCAATCCTCATTTATCCAACTTGATTGAGATCAGAAGGGCTGGTACAGGGAATGGTGTGGGAAAATCAGAAAGTAATCCGATTTTAAGCAGTGAAGGTGGTGTTCTGTTGAGCAATCCAGGGGCTGAAAATGTTGGGTTTCTGGCATCTTCGGTTCTTGAAACTGAGTTGAATGCAAAGAAGTATTATGATGGGCCACCTGTACTTCTAGGCAGTGTAAAGGATGGTGAGCATTTTGACTTTTGCATGTGCAATCCCCCATTCTTTGAGACGATGGAGGAAGCAGGTTTGAATCCAAAGACTTCTTGTGGAGGCACTCCAGCGGAAATGGTCTGTTCTGGCGGTGAACATGCTTTTATTAAACGCATCATTGAAGATAGTGTTACATTGAAGGACAGATTTAG ATGGTACTCTTCTATGGTAGGAAGAAAACTGAACCTCAATATTCTGGTATCTGAGCTCTGGAAAGTTGGAGCTACCGTGGTGAAGACAACAGAATTTGTCCAGGGCAGGACATCAAGGTGGGGTCTCGCATGGTCCTTTTTGCCAGTTTCAAGAAAGATATCATCTTCTCAGAAAGTCGAAGAGAATAATCTATCTTTCATGCTGGAG GGCCTTCAACGTCAACATGGTGCCTTTCACGTGTTACAGTCTGTGGAATCATATCTCTCCAGTAATGGTGCATCCAGTAAACTAGATGCTGCTGCTTTTAATGTTGAT ATTACAATTTCAAGGAATCAAATTAATGCAATTCTCAAACCTGAGACATGTAACCTATCCAATTCTTCAAACAATAACCATGGCGAAGTGGATAGCCTGGTGTTTCGCATTaca GTCTTTCAGCAACATCCGGGAGCGCTCTTGGTGAGAGGAAAATTGCTCGAAAGATCAACTTCCATTTCAG CTatgttttctttaatttttcgTCGTCTCAA